The Victivallis sp. Marseille-Q1083 genome has a window encoding:
- a CDS encoding trypsin-like peptidase domain-containing protein produces the protein MKRRFFYCMLLLWSGMASAADNRSDTTERANRISPTVLAVAEVMPSVVNLSTEKILDDSDPDQWYEFAPETVMMGRQRSYSLGSGSVIDASGLILTNAHVVDRAVRIRVTFNDVERYLAEVVAIDKLNDLALLRLVGDGGNHWKPIEMGQPGDLLLGENVIIVGNPYGLGSSIACGVLSAIGRKLTYRNKIVFSDVLQTDATIHPGNSGGPLININGEMIGINTSILKGTQGISFAIPLQRVQNVLGKWLIPERFRDVSLGIVPGVRRLPDGSLSFYLQEVLPDSPAARAGLKTDMILKSVNGQPVDNLINLSRMLWKVQPDTVISLETDTGKYQLRAVELEAGDWQKAAELKLGIGLQILNADLAQALNYPFRGGLLISNLSPGVGTNAERGDLLLQLGDISINTPEDLIRVLRNYRYGQEVPAGLLQVSQQDGRYFLSKKNTVFKVN, from the coding sequence ATGAAGAGGCGATTTTTTTACTGCATGTTACTGTTGTGGAGCGGCATGGCATCGGCCGCCGATAACCGTTCGGATACGACCGAACGGGCCAATCGCATTTCCCCGACGGTACTGGCCGTCGCCGAGGTGATGCCCTCAGTGGTCAACTTGAGTACCGAAAAAATTCTCGACGACAGCGATCCGGACCAATGGTACGAGTTCGCACCGGAAACGGTGATGATGGGACGCCAGCGGAGTTATTCCCTGGGCAGCGGCAGCGTCATCGACGCCTCCGGGCTGATCCTGACCAATGCGCACGTCGTCGACCGGGCCGTCCGCATCCGGGTCACTTTCAACGATGTGGAGCGTTATCTGGCGGAAGTGGTCGCGATCGACAAGTTGAACGATCTGGCGCTGCTGCGGCTGGTCGGCGACGGCGGCAATCACTGGAAGCCGATCGAAATGGGCCAGCCGGGCGATCTGCTGCTGGGCGAAAACGTCATCATCGTCGGCAATCCCTACGGATTGGGCAGCAGCATCGCCTGCGGAGTGCTGAGCGCCATCGGCCGCAAATTGACTTATCGCAATAAAATCGTCTTCAGCGATGTCCTGCAGACCGACGCGACCATCCACCCCGGCAACTCCGGCGGCCCGCTGATCAACATCAACGGAGAAATGATCGGCATCAACACTTCGATTTTGAAAGGAACGCAGGGCATCAGTTTCGCCATCCCGCTGCAACGGGTTCAGAACGTGCTGGGCAAATGGCTGATTCCGGAGCGGTTTCGCGATGTTTCGCTGGGAATCGTTCCCGGTGTCCGGCGGCTGCCGGACGGCTCGTTGAGTTTCTACCTGCAGGAAGTCCTGCCGGATTCCCCGGCCGCCCGGGCCGGCTTGAAGACCGACATGATCCTCAAGAGCGTCAACGGCCAGCCGGTCGATAACTTGATCAACCTGTCACGCATGTTGTGGAAAGTGCAGCCGGATACGGTGATCTCGCTGGAAACCGACACCGGCAAATATCAGCTCAGGGCGGTCGAACTGGAAGCGGGCGACTGGCAGAAAGCGGCGGAACTCAAGCTGGGCATCGGACTGCAGATCCTGAACGCCGATCTGGCCCAGGCGCTGAATTATCCGTTTCGCGGCGGTTTGCTGATCAGCAATCTTTCACCCGGCGTCGGAACGAATGCGGAACGCGGCGATCTGCTGCTGCAACTGGGTGATATCTCCATCAATACGCCGGAAGACCTGATTCGGGTATTGCGCAATTATCGTTACGGCCAGGAAGTTCCGGCGGGGCTGCTGCAAGTGTCGCAACAGGACGGCCGTTATTTTCTCAGTAAGAAAAATACCGTATTCAAGGTGAATTGA
- a CDS encoding MFS transporter, with protein sequence MKIIAGLLPMLMNMVIGVVLLITPLRLATAGAGAVAVAATLVTWSLVYALTIGALGRILNEQNAARLVMGSGILVALTAVGLIYFDGLYLQFFWIVLTGVGSGFFAGPVQVFMKRLENNAASGVARATAMYTFSWSCGFASGPFAVMLLWGLWAPQDGWKYCYWLTALVGILISLITFILDHRSGKLAAQPAAGSAEESSVDYSGQPDLVWLGWIVLLGGVISSTILRANFPYKAAVMQWDTARTSWVMALVFYTQGFTALALWKSRYWMYRQKPILGASLLGLAGLLLFAGGERLLPLCVAAVCYGIYSGTFYYYLVFHSLVHPSKSAGYVVVNEVLVGAVGVLAPLLGGLLASGGSRDWPFYLAAAVVLAASGILYGLMKQYLKAGKFANARLK encoded by the coding sequence ATGAAAATAATTGCCGGCTTGCTGCCGATGTTGATGAATATGGTGATCGGTGTCGTCCTGCTGATCACGCCGTTGCGCCTGGCCACCGCCGGAGCGGGCGCGGTGGCCGTAGCGGCCACTCTGGTTACCTGGTCGCTGGTTTATGCGTTGACAATCGGCGCGCTGGGCAGGATTCTCAACGAGCAGAACGCCGCCCGGCTGGTGATGGGTTCGGGAATCCTGGTTGCATTGACCGCCGTCGGTTTGATCTATTTCGACGGACTGTATCTGCAATTTTTCTGGATTGTCCTGACCGGAGTCGGCAGCGGCTTTTTTGCCGGACCGGTTCAAGTTTTCATGAAACGGCTGGAAAACAATGCCGCGTCCGGGGTCGCCAGAGCGACGGCAATGTACACTTTCTCCTGGAGTTGCGGCTTTGCCAGCGGTCCGTTTGCCGTCATGCTGCTCTGGGGACTCTGGGCGCCGCAGGACGGCTGGAAATATTGCTACTGGCTCACCGCGCTGGTCGGCATTCTCATTTCTCTGATCACCTTCATTCTGGATCATCGTTCCGGCAAGCTGGCGGCACAGCCGGCGGCGGGTTCGGCCGAAGAATCATCGGTCGATTATTCCGGTCAGCCCGATCTGGTCTGGCTGGGCTGGATCGTGCTGCTCGGCGGCGTCATTTCCTCGACAATCCTGCGGGCCAATTTCCCCTATAAGGCGGCGGTCATGCAGTGGGACACCGCCAGGACCAGTTGGGTCATGGCATTGGTCTTTTACACCCAGGGCTTCACCGCGCTGGCGTTATGGAAGAGCCGTTACTGGATGTACCGACAGAAACCGATTTTAGGCGCTTCGCTGCTGGGGCTGGCCGGCCTGCTGTTGTTTGCCGGCGGCGAGCGGCTGCTGCCGCTCTGCGTCGCCGCTGTTTGTTACGGCATCTATTCGGGAACATTCTATTATTATCTGGTATTTCATTCCCTGGTTCATCCCTCGAAAAGCGCCGGCTATGTGGTTGTCAACGAAGTGCTGGTCGGCGCCGTCGGCGTTCTGGCCCCGCTGCTCGGCGGCCTTCTGGCCTCCGGCGGCAGCCGGGACTGGCCGTTTTATTTGGCCGCCGCCGTGGTATTGGCGGCAAGCGGCATTCTGTACGGCCTGATGAAACAGTATCTGAAAGCGGGAAAATTTGCCAATGCGCGTTTGAAGTAG